A single window of Fischerella sp. PCC 9605 DNA harbors:
- the menA gene encoding 2-carboxy-1,4-naphthoquinone phytyltransferase → MTTKLISYPKNNPKTKLWMAAIKPPMYSVAIMPIWVGTAVAFAENKSLNGANFFTFLVAAIFILAWENISNDVFDSETGIDRNKYHSLVNLTGNKLLIFWLGNIFLCLGLLGILAIAWWQRDLTVIGLILVCCALGYAYQGPPFRLGYQGLGEILCFFAFGPLAVSAAYYSQTQSWSMLSLTASVIVGIATTLILYCSHFHQVKDDLAAGKRSPIVRLGTQKGAQFLHWFTGSIYALNFLCVVWGIFPVWTLLSWVSLPFAIKLCTHVQQNHDNPEKVSNCKFIAVAVHFWCCLLLGAGFML, encoded by the coding sequence ATGACTACAAAGCTGATTTCATATCCCAAAAATAATCCCAAAACTAAGTTATGGATGGCGGCGATAAAACCGCCAATGTACAGCGTTGCAATTATGCCCATTTGGGTAGGAACGGCTGTAGCTTTTGCGGAAAATAAGAGTTTAAATGGAGCAAATTTTTTTACTTTTTTAGTCGCTGCAATTTTTATTTTGGCTTGGGAAAATATTAGTAATGATGTTTTTGATTCTGAGACAGGAATTGATCGGAATAAATATCATTCTCTGGTGAATTTGACTGGTAACAAGTTATTAATATTTTGGTTAGGAAATATATTTTTATGTTTAGGATTGCTGGGGATATTAGCGATCGCTTGGTGGCAACGTGACTTAACTGTAATCGGGTTAATTCTTGTCTGCTGTGCTTTAGGTTATGCTTACCAAGGGCCTCCCTTTCGTTTAGGATACCAGGGTTTAGGAGAAATTCTTTGCTTTTTTGCCTTTGGCCCGCTAGCAGTCTCGGCAGCTTACTACAGCCAAACTCAAAGTTGGTCAATGCTAAGTTTAACAGCTTCGGTGATTGTCGGAATTGCTACAACTTTAATTTTATATTGTTCGCACTTTCACCAAGTTAAAGATGACTTAGCAGCAGGAAAGCGATCGCCTATTGTTCGGTTGGGAACGCAAAAAGGCGCACAATTTTTACATTGGTTTACTGGTAGCATTTACGCCCTTAACTTTTTGTGCGTAGTTTGGGGAATTTTTCCCGTGTGGACATTACTGAGTTGGGTGAGTTTACCTTTTGCCATCAAATTATGCACCCACGTCCAGCAAAATCATGACAACCCAGAAAAAGTCAGTAACTGCAAATTCATCGCTGTCGCCGTGCATTTCTGGTGTTGTTTGCTTTTGGGTGCGGGATTTATGCTTTAA
- a CDS encoding o-succinylbenzoate synthase: protein MNYRFEFRPYQRKFVRAVATSHGIWDTREGIITRLTDKTDQVGWGEIAPIGWFGSETLAQALDFCRQLPGEITEETIFSIPDELPACQFGFESALQEVGDWGLGIGDWGLGIGDWGLGIENWFSYRCPLPDAQISYSGLLPAGEAALQAWETLWQQGYSTLKWKIGVYPTPVELEILKLLIQSLPASAKLRLDANGGLSEEEANLWLETCDRLNGNDELPVEIEFIEQPLPVDQFSAILALSRCYQTAIALDESVATLQQLKCCYQQGWRGIFVIKPGIIGFPSRLRQFCQQHEIDAVFSSVFETAIGRKAALQLAAELSRHNRAVGFGVNHWFTEDEAIGQENLW from the coding sequence GTGAATTACAGATTTGAATTTCGTCCTTATCAACGGAAGTTTGTGCGTGCAGTTGCTACCAGTCACGGCATTTGGGATACCCGTGAAGGTATCATTACTCGCCTCACAGATAAGACCGATCAAGTCGGTTGGGGAGAAATCGCCCCGATCGGTTGGTTTGGTTCAGAAACCCTAGCACAAGCCTTAGATTTTTGTCGTCAACTACCAGGGGAAATTACAGAGGAGACTATTTTTTCCATCCCCGATGAGTTACCCGCGTGTCAGTTTGGTTTTGAGTCAGCGCTTCAGGAAGTGGGGGATTGGGGATTGGGGATTGGGGATTGGGGATTGGGGATTGGGGATTGGGGATTGGGAATTGAAAATTGGTTTTCTTACCGATGTCCTTTGCCCGATGCCCAAATTTCATACAGCGGTTTACTACCCGCAGGAGAAGCAGCACTACAGGCGTGGGAGACGCTGTGGCAGCAGGGATATTCTACTTTGAAATGGAAAATAGGTGTTTACCCTACACCTGTTGAGTTGGAAATCTTGAAATTGCTGATTCAAAGCTTACCAGCCTCTGCAAAACTGCGATTAGATGCTAACGGCGGACTCAGCGAAGAGGAAGCTAATTTATGGCTGGAAACTTGCGATCGCCTTAATGGTAATGATGAATTGCCCGTGGAAATTGAATTTATCGAACAACCCTTGCCTGTAGATCAATTTTCGGCGATTTTGGCATTGAGTCGTTGCTATCAAACAGCGATCGCTTTAGATGAGTCTGTTGCTACACTCCAGCAACTAAAGTGCTGTTATCAACAAGGTTGGCGAGGAATTTTTGTCATTAAACCAGGAATAATCGGTTTCCCATCCCGCCTGCGTCAGTTTTGTCAACAGCATGAAATTGATGCTGTGTTTTCATCCGTATTTGAAACTGCCATTGGTAGAAAAGCCGCACTCCAACTTGCAGCGGAATTATCGCGACACAACAGGGCTGTAGGTTTTGGTGTCAATCACTGGTTTACTGAAGATGAGGCTATTGGGCAGGAAAATTTATGGTAA
- a CDS encoding 2-succinylbenzoate--CoA ligase, with the protein MVKILENFISNDWLICDRSHELPQLAEQFYLELTQFSHWQTPPKIILAEREPLRFLAGFIAACAANCPIFLCNPNWVKQEWQQVFDLVQPDIIWGMEERGEGEREMGRWGEKGGEDGGMGGWGEKRWGDRGMERKKNSFLSNSPTLPLSHSPTFPLPHSPHIMIPTGGSSGKIKFAVHTWETLTASVRGFTEYFQLQKVNSVCVLPLYHVSGLMQFVRCFTTGGTLTILPFKELKSGQLPDIEASEFFISLVPTQLQHLLQNSDLTAWLSQFQTVLLGGAPAWDELLEKARYYQINLALTYGMTETASQIATLKPDDFLNGKVNCGQILPHAKVIICNDQGEVLNTHQIGNITIQTESLALGYYPLKITLGERGSSNYNHNLSSPFLSFNTDDLGVLDQEGYLNIVGRKSDKIITGGENVFPAEIESAIRATAMVIDVCVVGVSHQYWGQAITAIYIPKHSNISAVEIQNSLQDKLSKFKLPKYWIPAQSLPRNSQGKINRQQLQQIAAELLQISEK; encoded by the coding sequence ATGGTAAAAATTTTAGAAAATTTTATTAGCAATGACTGGTTGATTTGCGATCGCAGCCATGAACTTCCACAATTAGCCGAACAATTTTATTTAGAATTAACGCAGTTTTCGCACTGGCAAACACCACCAAAAATTATCTTAGCTGAACGCGAACCACTGCGATTTTTAGCAGGGTTTATAGCCGCTTGTGCAGCTAATTGTCCAATTTTCCTTTGTAATCCTAACTGGGTAAAGCAGGAATGGCAACAAGTCTTTGATTTAGTACAGCCAGATATTATTTGGGGAATGGAGGAAAGAGGAGAGGGAGAGAGGGAGATGGGGAGATGGGGGGAAAAAGGAGGGGAAGATGGGGGGATGGGGGGATGGGGAGAAAAAAGATGGGGGGATAGAGGGATGGAGAGAAAGAAGAATTCTTTTCTCTCCAACTCTCCCACTCTTCCACTCTCCCACTCTCCCACTTTTCCACTCCCCCACTCTCCACACATAATGATTCCCACAGGTGGTTCATCAGGAAAAATTAAATTTGCTGTCCACACTTGGGAAACTCTAACAGCATCAGTACGGGGATTTACAGAATATTTTCAATTGCAAAAAGTCAATTCAGTGTGCGTATTACCTTTATATCATGTTAGCGGTTTAATGCAGTTTGTGCGCTGCTTCACTACTGGTGGCACATTGACTATTTTACCCTTTAAAGAATTAAAATCTGGTCAATTACCTGATATTGAAGCATCAGAATTTTTCATATCTTTAGTACCAACTCAGTTACAGCATCTCCTCCAAAATTCTGATTTAACGGCGTGGCTATCGCAATTTCAGACTGTCCTTTTGGGAGGTGCGCCAGCTTGGGATGAACTTTTAGAGAAAGCAAGATACTACCAAATCAACTTAGCTCTCACCTATGGCATGACAGAAACCGCTTCCCAAATTGCCACACTTAAACCCGATGATTTTCTCAATGGTAAAGTTAACTGCGGTCAAATTCTGCCTCATGCCAAGGTTATAATTTGCAACGATCAAGGTGAAGTTTTAAATACTCATCAAATCGGAAATATTACTATTCAAACTGAATCTTTAGCTCTTGGTTATTATCCTTTAAAGATTACCTTGGGAGAGAGGGGATCTAGCAACTATAATCATAATTTATCTTCCCCATTCCTAAGTTTCAATACAGATGATTTAGGCGTTTTAGATCAAGAAGGTTATTTAAATATAGTTGGACGTAAAAGTGACAAAATCATTACAGGAGGAGAAAACGTCTTTCCTGCCGAAATAGAATCAGCAATCAGAGCAACTGCAATGGTAATTGATGTTTGTGTAGTAGGTGTATCACATCAGTACTGGGGACAAGCGATAACAGCTATTTATATTCCCAAACACTCAAATATCTCTGCGGTAGAAATCCAAAACTCACTTCAAGATAAACTCAGCAAATTTAAACTTCCTAAATATTGGATTCCTGCCCAAAGTTTGCCCCGCAACTCCCAAGGCAAAATCAACCGCCAACAACTACAGCAAATAGCCGCAGAGTTACTACAAATCTCCGAAAAATAA